One genomic region from Pyxicephalus adspersus chromosome 1, UCB_Pads_2.0, whole genome shotgun sequence encodes:
- the LOC140321331 gene encoding claudin-8-like codes for MDKGALQIAGLVLCGIGLIGTCAVTGMPQWRVTAFIESNIVVFETLWEGLWMNCFRQANIRMQCKMYDSLLALTPDLQAGRALMCVAICLSFLAFIIAIAGMKCTQCGGDNERTKGLILLVSGITFILSGIIVLIPISWTANNIIRDFYNPLVNVAQKRELGDALYIGWATALALVAGGAILCCFCSPAERKYTYKLPPKNISSAPQEKVRRKTSSLYSKSQYV; via the coding sequence ATGGATAAAGGTGCTTTGCAAATAGCCGGACTTGTTCTGTGTGGCATCGGCCTAATTGGGACATGTGCCGTGACGGGCATGCCACAGTGGCGGGTGACTGCTTTTATAGAGAGCAACATTGTCGTCTTTGAGACTCTCTGGGAAGGCCTGTGGATGAACTGCTTCCGACAGGCAAACATAAGGATGCAGTGCAAAATGTACGACTCCCTGCTTGCCCTAACTCCGGACCTGCAAGCGGGTAGAGCGTTGATGTGTGTGGCCATCTGTCTGTCTTTCTTGGCTTTCATCATCGCCATTGCTGGCATGAAATGCACTCAATGTGGCGGAGACAATGAGAGAACAAAAGGGTTGATTCTCCTAGTCTCTGGAATCACCTTCATTCTTTCTGGTATCATTGTGCTTATCCCAATATCCTGGACGGCCAACAATATCATCAGAGACTTTTACAACCCTTTGGTCAATGTTGCGCAGAAGAGAGAGTTGGGGGACGCCCTTTATATTGGCTGGGCGACAGCTTTGGCTCTTGTTGCAGGAGGTGCCATCCTGTGTTGCTTTTGTTCCCCTGCTGAGAGGAAATATACCTATAAACTGCCTCCAAAAAACATATCTAGTGCTCCACAAGAAAAAGTCAGAAGGAAAACTTCAAGTTTGTACTCAAAAAGTCAGTATGTCTGA